A window from Methylococcus mesophilus encodes these proteins:
- a CDS encoding alpha-E domain-containing protein — protein sequence MLSRTAENLFWMARHIERAENTARILDVAKLSSLVPLDMDGSEAYLWYAPLNITGCAASYEVQYGLARSDAVTRYMALDPDNPSSIYCCLRQARENARSVRGAITAEMWEVINATWLEVGRLSKGMREEQYGDFFEWVKERSHLFRGVTLGTIIKDIALNFIRLGTFLERADNTARILDVKYHILLPGVADVRGAADYYQWGALLKSVSAFEAYRKIYRNVIAPLRVAELFILRDDMPRSLHACLNEVETALIQINGLSGREARRLAGEIHADLHFGRIEDVFTRGLHEYLTDFLRRTDLLGQEIRNSYMSRQSPGAMDKLRHVA from the coding sequence ATGCTTTCCCGAACCGCCGAAAACCTCTTTTGGATGGCACGCCATATCGAACGAGCTGAGAACACCGCTCGTATCCTGGATGTGGCGAAACTTTCGTCCCTGGTGCCGTTGGACATGGACGGGAGCGAGGCCTATCTATGGTATGCGCCCCTGAACATTACAGGCTGCGCTGCCAGTTACGAGGTCCAGTACGGGCTTGCCCGGTCTGACGCCGTCACGCGCTACATGGCACTTGACCCGGACAATCCATCGAGCATTTATTGCTGCCTACGCCAGGCCCGTGAAAACGCGCGCTCCGTGCGTGGCGCCATCACCGCGGAGATGTGGGAGGTAATCAACGCTACCTGGTTAGAAGTAGGCCGACTCTCCAAGGGGATGCGCGAAGAGCAATATGGAGATTTCTTCGAGTGGGTCAAAGAACGTTCGCATTTGTTCCGCGGCGTAACGCTCGGTACCATCATTAAGGATATTGCCCTCAATTTCATCCGCCTCGGTACCTTTCTTGAGCGAGCAGACAATACAGCGAGGATCCTCGATGTAAAGTACCATATCCTTCTGCCCGGTGTGGCAGATGTCCGAGGAGCGGCCGATTACTACCAATGGGGAGCCTTGTTAAAGTCTGTCAGTGCGTTTGAAGCTTACCGGAAGATTTACCGAAACGTCATCGCGCCACTGCGGGTAGCCGAGCTTTTCATTCTGCGTGACGACATGCCGCGCTCTCTCCATGCCTGCCTAAATGAGGTCGAAACCGCGTTGATTCAGATCAACGGACTTTCCGGTCGCGAAGCCCGTCGGCTCGCAGGCGAAATCCATGCTGATCTGCATTTCGGTCGAATAGAGGATGTGTTTACACGCGGTTTACATGAATATTTGACGGATTTCCTTAGGCGTACGGACTTGCTCGGACAGGAGATCCGCAATTCTTACATGTCCCGACAAAGCCCAGGGGCGATGGACAAACTACGCCACGTCGCTTGA
- a CDS encoding proteasome-type protease, whose amino-acid sequence MTYCLALKLNAGMVFASDSRTNAGVDHIAMFKKMRTFINRGDRTIVILSSGNLSITQNAINLLEQQGRHPENRNIWNVESMFDVAQLLGECLRSVRQHDGAFLAQSNVDASANFIVGGQIRGEPMRLCLVYAEGNFIEAGEETPFFQIGETKYGKPILDRVIKPDTPLDEAIKCVLVSFDSTMRSNLSVGLPIDLACYSESHFDLNLVQHITDDDPYFSQISRRWSEGLRGVFASLPSPDWLSEPLPRDFPL is encoded by the coding sequence ATGACTTACTGTTTAGCTCTTAAACTGAACGCCGGGATGGTGTTTGCCTCGGATTCCCGTACCAACGCCGGCGTCGACCACATTGCCATGTTTAAGAAGATGCGGACCTTTATCAATCGCGGTGACCGCACCATCGTAATCCTAAGCTCCGGCAATTTATCGATCACGCAGAACGCCATCAACCTGTTGGAGCAACAGGGGCGGCATCCTGAAAATCGGAATATCTGGAATGTGGAATCGATGTTCGACGTCGCGCAGCTTTTGGGGGAATGCTTGCGGTCAGTGCGCCAGCACGATGGCGCCTTTCTGGCACAGAGCAACGTCGACGCCAGTGCCAATTTCATTGTCGGAGGCCAGATTCGCGGCGAACCTATGCGTTTGTGCTTGGTTTACGCCGAGGGCAACTTTATCGAGGCCGGCGAGGAAACACCATTTTTCCAGATTGGAGAAACGAAGTACGGTAAGCCGATTCTCGACCGGGTCATCAAGCCCGACACGCCACTGGACGAGGCGATTAAGTGTGTCTTGGTGTCGTTCGACTCGACCATGCGCAGTAATTTGTCGGTCGGCTTACCCATCGATCTTGCATGCTACAGCGAGTCACATTTCGATTTGAATTTGGTGCAGCACATCACCGACGACGACCCGTATTTTTCGCAGATAAGTCGGCGCTGGAGCGAAGGACTGCGCGGCGTATTCGCATCGCTTCCCAGTCCAGACTGGCTGAGCGAACCGCTACCGCGCGACTTTCCCCTTTAA
- a CDS encoding transglutaminase family protein, whose amino-acid sequence MTIRVALHHQSRYRFDRPVVAAPHEIRLRPAAHTRTPISGYSLRIKPKQHFLHWQQDAYGNFVARLTFPQPTREIEITVELVADMTVINPFDFFVEEWAEHYPFAYPELLTSELAPFLEADAAGPLTQAWLNEFRRTIPSKITTTNLLVMLNTNVQQAVSYLIRLEPGVQTCEETLSKRSGSCRDSAWLLVQLLRHLGIAARFVSGYLIQLEPDEKPLDGPPGPEADFTDLHAWCEAYIPGAGWIGVDATSGLLAGEGHIPLAVSALPTSAAPVIGMTSVCEARLDVSMSVTRIHEDPRVTKPYTDIQWEEIRALGKQVDQELEAGDVRLTQGGEPTFVSVDDMDAAEWNITALGENKWLLANDLVRRLQHRFATGSVLHVGQGKWYPGEPLPRWALNVFWRSDGVPVWRNAALLVQDPKATQNETTAETFGQLIAKKLGLNPGYLMPAYEDPWLALDQESRLPANIDPLQSDLDDIEVRSILARQLRKGLASVVGFILPLKALDRPSSPCWKSSRWPLKHERLYLQPGDSPMGLRLPLASLPWVAPEEFELELPPDPFEPRSDLPEYAVAAAVGAMEDIDESPTAREVIHTALALQVRDGLLHVFLPPTTRLEHWMALLAAVESCAEELKQNIRLEGYAPPRDPRLQLLSVTPDPGVIEVNIHPSADWETLEQRTRELYEEARLARLTTEKFMLDGRHTGTGGGNHVTLGGTRPADSPFLRRPDLLQSLIIYWQQHPALSYLFSGQFIGPTSQAPRVDEARDDNLYELEIAFQQLATQLTPGEESSRPWLIDRLLRNLLIDMTGNTHRAEFCIDKLYSPDTAAGRLGLVELRAFEMPPHYRMSLVQALLLRALVARFWRKPYHGKMVYWDTALHDRFMLPHMIETDLRDIIRDLRQSGYNFDYAWFAPFLEFRFPHYGTVVYDGVQLELRQAIEPWHVLGEEVSAGGTARYVDSSVERLQVKVRGMTGGRHRVLCNGRALPLHATGVPGEFVAGLRFKAWAPPSALHPAIGIQAPLVIDLYDGWNGRAIGGCTYHVSHPGGRNYDSFPVNANEAEARRRARFWDHGHTPGPMRVRDEPTNPRFPMTLDLRWENP is encoded by the coding sequence ATGACCATCCGTGTTGCCTTACATCATCAATCCCGTTATCGCTTCGACCGGCCGGTAGTAGCTGCGCCGCATGAAATACGCCTACGACCTGCTGCCCATACCCGAACCCCCATTTCGGGCTACTCGCTACGAATTAAGCCAAAGCAGCACTTCTTACATTGGCAGCAGGATGCCTATGGCAACTTCGTGGCGCGCCTCACCTTTCCGCAACCTACTCGCGAGATAGAGATAACCGTTGAACTGGTAGCGGACATGACGGTCATCAATCCATTCGACTTTTTCGTCGAAGAATGGGCAGAGCACTATCCCTTTGCTTACCCGGAACTGTTGACTTCAGAGCTGGCGCCTTTTCTAGAGGCCGATGCCGCTGGACCGTTGACCCAAGCGTGGCTCAATGAATTCCGACGAACAATTCCTTCCAAGATTACCACCACTAACCTTCTGGTAATGCTGAATACAAATGTTCAGCAAGCGGTCTCGTACTTAATTCGACTGGAGCCGGGCGTCCAGACCTGTGAAGAAACCTTGTCCAAACGGTCCGGCTCTTGTCGCGACAGCGCGTGGCTGCTCGTACAGCTGCTCCGACATCTCGGTATCGCTGCACGGTTCGTTTCCGGCTACCTCATCCAACTTGAGCCAGACGAGAAGCCGCTGGATGGACCGCCCGGACCAGAAGCAGATTTCACTGATCTCCATGCTTGGTGCGAAGCCTATATCCCCGGCGCCGGCTGGATTGGCGTTGACGCAACCTCGGGCTTGCTGGCCGGGGAAGGTCACATCCCACTGGCAGTCTCGGCGTTGCCGACATCCGCAGCGCCAGTAATCGGAATGACCAGCGTTTGCGAGGCTCGACTGGACGTATCCATGTCAGTTACCCGCATCCATGAGGATCCACGCGTAACCAAGCCCTATACGGACATACAATGGGAGGAAATCCGCGCGCTGGGGAAACAAGTCGACCAGGAACTGGAAGCTGGCGATGTCCGTCTTACTCAAGGTGGAGAGCCGACTTTCGTGTCCGTCGATGATATGGACGCCGCGGAGTGGAATATCACCGCCTTAGGTGAAAATAAATGGCTTCTTGCAAATGATCTGGTCCGTCGTCTACAGCATCGTTTTGCCACCGGTAGCGTACTCCACGTCGGCCAGGGCAAATGGTATCCGGGAGAACCGTTGCCACGTTGGGCGCTGAATGTATTCTGGCGAAGCGACGGGGTTCCAGTCTGGCGGAATGCTGCGTTACTGGTGCAGGACCCCAAAGCCACACAGAACGAAACTACCGCTGAAACCTTCGGACAGTTGATAGCCAAAAAATTAGGTCTAAATCCCGGATACTTGATGCCCGCCTATGAGGATCCTTGGTTGGCTTTGGATCAGGAAAGCCGCCTTCCCGCAAATATCGATCCGCTACAGTCCGATCTCGATGACATAGAGGTTCGCTCAATTTTGGCGAGGCAGTTGCGGAAGGGTTTGGCTTCTGTCGTAGGGTTTATTCTCCCCCTCAAGGCGCTAGACCGGCCGAGTTCGCCCTGTTGGAAATCGAGCCGCTGGCCGCTCAAGCACGAGCGCCTGTACCTACAGCCCGGCGACTCGCCTATGGGACTCCGGTTACCTCTGGCTAGTTTGCCTTGGGTTGCTCCCGAAGAATTCGAGTTGGAGTTGCCGCCCGACCCGTTCGAGCCCCGTAGCGACTTGCCTGAATACGCTGTCGCCGCGGCCGTTGGCGCAATGGAAGACATTGATGAATCACCGACAGCTCGGGAAGTCATTCATACCGCACTGGCACTGCAGGTGCGTGACGGCCTGTTACATGTGTTCTTGCCACCGACGACCCGGTTGGAACATTGGATGGCATTGCTCGCCGCTGTCGAGTCCTGCGCCGAGGAACTAAAGCAAAATATCCGTCTGGAGGGTTATGCTCCACCGCGAGATCCGCGTCTGCAATTACTCTCAGTGACGCCTGATCCCGGGGTTATCGAGGTCAACATCCATCCTTCAGCCGACTGGGAAACACTGGAGCAACGGACCCGGGAACTTTACGAAGAGGCTCGGTTAGCGCGCCTGACGACTGAAAAGTTCATGCTCGACGGCCGCCATACGGGCACGGGAGGGGGTAATCACGTCACGTTGGGTGGAACCCGGCCAGCGGACAGTCCGTTTCTGCGGAGGCCGGATCTGCTCCAAAGCTTGATAATCTATTGGCAGCAGCATCCTGCGCTTTCCTATCTCTTCTCGGGGCAGTTCATCGGACCGACCAGTCAAGCACCGCGGGTGGATGAAGCGCGTGACGACAATCTTTACGAACTTGAAATTGCCTTCCAGCAACTGGCAACCCAACTAACCCCGGGGGAGGAAAGCTCCAGACCGTGGCTGATCGACCGGTTGCTGCGCAATTTGCTTATCGACATGACCGGTAACACCCATCGTGCGGAGTTCTGCATCGATAAGCTGTATTCGCCGGATACCGCTGCAGGGCGCTTAGGTCTAGTCGAGCTCCGCGCTTTCGAAATGCCGCCGCACTACCGAATGAGCCTGGTCCAGGCTCTGTTGCTGCGGGCGCTCGTGGCTCGGTTCTGGCGTAAACCTTATCACGGCAAAATGGTTTACTGGGACACTGCTCTGCACGACCGGTTCATGTTACCTCACATGATCGAAACCGACCTTCGCGATATCATCCGCGACCTAAGGCAGTCGGGTTATAACTTCGACTATGCCTGGTTCGCGCCTTTCCTTGAATTTCGCTTTCCGCACTACGGCACAGTCGTCTACGATGGTGTACAACTCGAGCTACGACAGGCAATCGAACCCTGGCATGTCCTTGGCGAGGAAGTCAGCGCGGGCGGCACGGCGCGTTATGTAGATTCCTCCGTGGAACGTCTGCAGGTCAAAGTCAGGGGCATGACAGGCGGCCGCCATAGGGTTCTGTGTAACGGCCGGGCATTACCCTTGCATGCAACCGGGGTACCAGGTGAATTCGTCGCCGGGTTACGCTTTAAAGCGTGGGCGCCGCCTTCTGCACTGCATCCCGCCATCGGTATTCAGGCACCCCTGGTGATCGATCTATACGACGGATGGAACGGCCGTGCTATAGGTGGATGCACGTATCACGTCAGTCATCCTGGGGGCCGCAACTATGACAGTTTCCCGGTCAATGCCAATGAGGCCGAGGCACGCCGCCGCGCCCGCTTCTGGGATCACGGTCACACCCCAGGGCCGATGCGCGTGCGCGACGAACCGACCAACCCCCGCTTCCCGATGACTTTGGACCTTCGCTGGGAAAACCCTTAA
- a CDS encoding IS5 family transposase — MKQTTFASLAFDRKKKQTRREKFLAEMEQAVPWPELLAVIEPHYPKAGRRGRQPYPLATMLRLYFLQQWYALSDPGLEDALYEIESMRRSAGLELADDALPDETTLLNFRRLLERHELTAKLMNAINDVLEARGLLLKGGTMVDATIIHAAPSTKNKAKTRDPEMHQTKKGNQWFFGMKVHVGADVHTGVAHTVSVTPAHASDISQLPNLLREDDRLILGDAGYVNDTYKRAARQAGVVWGVALKARPKRRLGSAQKRCNRKLSSLRSRVEHLFRVMKRQFGYTKTRYRGLAKNAAQVFTLIGLTNLYLKRYALMT, encoded by the coding sequence ATGAAACAGACCACCTTCGCCTCCTTAGCCTTTGACCGGAAGAAGAAGCAGACCCGGCGCGAGAAGTTCCTGGCCGAGATGGAGCAGGCGGTGCCGTGGCCGGAACTGCTGGCGGTGATCGAACCGCATTACCCGAAAGCGGGTCGGCGCGGTCGTCAACCGTACCCGTTGGCGACGATGCTCAGGCTTTACTTCCTCCAGCAATGGTATGCCTTGTCCGACCCGGGCCTGGAAGATGCCCTGTACGAGATCGAATCGATGCGGCGTTCTGCGGGTCTGGAGTTGGCCGATGACGCGCTGCCGGATGAAACCACGCTCCTCAACTTCCGGCGCCTGCTGGAGCGTCACGAGCTGACGGCGAAGTTGATGAACGCCATCAATGACGTGCTGGAAGCGCGAGGGCTGCTGCTCAAGGGCGGCACGATGGTGGATGCGACGATCATCCACGCCGCGCCATCGACGAAGAACAAAGCCAAGACCCGCGATCCCGAGATGCATCAGACCAAGAAGGGCAATCAGTGGTTCTTCGGCATGAAGGTGCATGTGGGAGCGGATGTTCACACCGGTGTCGCCCACACGGTCTCGGTCACACCGGCCCACGCCTCGGACATCAGCCAGTTGCCGAACCTGCTGCGCGAGGACGACCGGCTGATCCTCGGCGATGCCGGCTACGTCAACGACACCTATAAGCGCGCGGCGCGGCAGGCCGGGGTCGTGTGGGGCGTGGCCCTGAAGGCCCGTCCGAAACGGCGGCTGGGGTCGGCACAGAAACGCTGCAATCGAAAGCTGTCCTCGCTGCGCAGCCGCGTCGAGCACCTCTTTCGGGTGATGAAGCGGCAGTTCGGCTACACCAAGACGCGCTACCGGGGCCTGGCCAAGAACGCCGCCCAGGTGTTTACCCTGATAGGGTTGACCAATCTCTACCTGAAGCGGTACGCATTGATGACCTGA
- a CDS encoding VOC family protein, with product MLCSTTQLRHGDKINSEFFEEYLIRLLEERDRSGLTELIGGIEAMLISVEPGNSVEYIAELALMTPYNYLVTLDSEKHMTHVLRIDMHSPDILLREPKTADYMDIFRGLNDLYPVGAKRPHSRYLGEILSCADRHQVVALQQQREFRFFQVGQLAELDLPLNVSLSKPSPYTQNVLGYMERKANEIRVYHHGDCIILAAAQRANDRGKEMQERLGIKDLLCPVDHLATRVYSQNREPAILEYLALSSYYYWGSYNIKDQNSSTNVTKNIRGVSESVSPAKVFTAANHPYCLNHIDKLPSPTETFVRNYGPRLHHIAVEVKDGQQDGKEYIDIVVDAISGQGKGFLLETIGSRSAGLKQIFSSASDFSSLIIEYVQRFGDFQGFFTKDNVAKLTYAAGQEEGVRESLIQEAECGNRAIRGL from the coding sequence ATGCTGTGCTCCACTACTCAGCTACGCCATGGCGACAAGATCAATTCAGAATTCTTCGAGGAATATCTGATCCGATTGTTGGAAGAAAGGGACCGCTCCGGGCTTACCGAGCTGATTGGCGGCATCGAGGCGATGTTAATCAGCGTCGAGCCAGGAAATTCGGTCGAGTATATTGCTGAGCTGGCGCTGATGACGCCCTACAATTATTTGGTGACGCTCGACAGCGAAAAACATATGACGCACGTGTTGCGTATCGATATGCATTCGCCGGACATCCTTCTACGAGAACCCAAGACAGCGGATTATATGGACATATTCCGCGGCCTGAATGACCTCTATCCTGTTGGCGCCAAGCGTCCGCATAGCCGTTACCTGGGCGAAATTCTATCGTGTGCCGACCGACACCAGGTTGTGGCCTTGCAGCAGCAACGGGAATTTCGGTTTTTTCAGGTCGGACAGCTCGCGGAGCTGGATCTTCCATTGAATGTTAGCCTATCTAAGCCATCTCCCTATACGCAGAACGTGTTGGGTTACATGGAGCGCAAAGCCAACGAAATACGCGTTTACCATCACGGCGATTGCATCATTCTCGCTGCTGCCCAGCGCGCTAACGACCGCGGCAAGGAAATGCAGGAGCGCTTAGGGATAAAGGACCTCCTCTGCCCCGTTGATCACCTTGCAACTCGGGTTTACAGCCAAAATCGGGAACCGGCAATCCTAGAATATCTAGCATTGTCGAGCTACTACTACTGGGGTAGCTACAATATCAAGGACCAAAATTCGTCCACCAACGTCACCAAGAATATTCGGGGGGTATCCGAATCAGTGAGTCCAGCCAAAGTATTTACTGCCGCCAACCATCCATACTGTCTCAATCACATAGATAAATTACCCAGTCCAACGGAGACATTTGTGCGCAACTACGGACCGCGCCTGCACCACATCGCTGTGGAGGTGAAGGATGGCCAGCAGGATGGAAAGGAGTATATCGATATTGTTGTCGATGCCATCTCAGGACAGGGTAAGGGCTTCCTGCTGGAAACTATCGGCTCGCGTAGCGCGGGTTTAAAGCAAATTTTCTCATCAGCGTCGGATTTTTCTTCCTTGATCATTGAATACGTCCAGCGCTTCGGCGATTTTCAGGGATTCTTTACCAAGGATAATGTCGCCAAATTAACCTACGCTGCAGGCCAGGAAGAGGGCGTGAGGGAGAGTCTTATTCAAGAGGCAGAATGCGGAAACCGCGCCATCCGTGGCCTGTAG
- a CDS encoding IS3 family transposase (programmed frameshift), whose translation MKKRFTEEQIIGILKEAEAGLKVAELCRKHGLSEATYYNWKAKYGGLTVSDAQRLKALETENARLKRLLAEAMLDNAALKEVVGRKLVSPQAKRVAVSHLMTKHQMGVTRACGLIGISRSLYRYEAKRPVDQELKERLCELAAQKRRYGYRRLHVLLCREGWEINRKRTYRVYHEAGLMVRKRKRKRIAGVERQIKVAPSAPNESWSMDYVSDGLADGRRLRCLNIVDDFTKQCLAIEVDTSLPGRRVVGVLQRLAEIRGLPKSVTVDNGPEFAGKALDEWADSQGLCLSFIQPGKPQQNAYIESFNGKFRDECLNEHWFVSMRHARQVIEEWRREYNEQRPHSSLAYLTPDQFADTFLTADSMSVSD comes from the exons ATGAAGAAGCGTTTCACCGAAGAACAGATCATTGGCATCCTGAAGGAAGCCGAAGCCGGCCTAAAAGTAGCGGAGCTGTGCCGCAAGCACGGGCTCAGCGAGGCGACGTACTACAACTGGAAAGCGAAATACGGCGGCCTGACAGTGTCGGATGCGCAGCGGCTCAAGGCACTGGAGACCGAGAATGCCCGGCTCAAGCGCCTGCTGGCGGAGGCGATGCTGGACAATGCTGCGTTGAAAGAGGTTGTAGGCCGAAAGT TGGTAAGCCCACAAGCCAAGAGGGTGGCGGTCTCCCATCTGATGACAAAGCACCAGATGGGCGTCACGCGGGCTTGTGGGCTGATCGGTATTTCTCGGTCGCTGTATCGCTACGAAGCTAAGCGGCCAGTAGACCAGGAGCTCAAGGAACGACTGTGCGAATTGGCAGCGCAGAAGCGGCGCTATGGGTATCGCCGGCTGCACGTGCTACTTTGCCGAGAGGGTTGGGAAATCAACCGAAAGCGCACCTATCGCGTGTATCACGAGGCCGGCCTGATGGTCCGCAAACGAAAGCGGAAGCGCATTGCCGGCGTGGAGCGCCAAATCAAGGTCGCGCCATCGGCGCCTAACGAGAGTTGGTCTATGGACTATGTTTCGGACGGTTTGGCCGATGGTCGGCGGCTGCGGTGCCTGAATATCGTCGATGACTTCACGAAGCAGTGCTTGGCCATCGAAGTCGATACTTCGCTGCCTGGCAGACGTGTAGTCGGTGTGCTGCAACGGCTGGCAGAGATCCGCGGATTGCCCAAATCAGTCACCGTCGACAACGGCCCCGAGTTTGCCGGCAAGGCTTTGGATGAATGGGCCGATAGCCAAGGACTGTGCTTGAGCTTCATCCAGCCAGGTAAGCCACAGCAGAACGCCTACATCGAAAGCTTCAACGGCAAATTCCGGGATGAATGCCTGAACGAGCATTGGTTCGTCTCGATGCGCCATGCTCGCCAAGTCATTGAGGAGTGGCGTCGGGAATACAATGAGCAACGCCCCCACAGTTCGTTGGCTTACCTGACGCCAGATCAGTTTGCAGACACATTTTTAACCGCAGACTCTATGTCCGTTTCGGACTAA
- the mtaB gene encoding tRNA (N(6)-L-threonylcarbamoyladenosine(37)-C(2))-methylthiotransferase MtaB has product MRINLQSLGCRLNEAELESWAREFQAGGHRLVDEACDADIIVLNSCAVTAEAVRKSRQTIRRSQRQSPRARLVLSGCYATLHREEAAALGVDLVVGNADKSRLVDIAARELALEAMPEFSTEPGEAALFALGRQRAFVKVQDGCRYRCTFCIVTVARGDERSRPPAEVIREIRQLQAEGVQEVVLTGVHLGGYGSELGLPLDALIRSILQETGIARLRLGSLEPWDLPPGFFELFENPRFMPHLHLPLQSGSDAVLKRMARRCKSEEFARLVAQARRQVPDINITTDIIVGFPGETDHEWEESLQFVETMGFGDIHVFTYSVREGTKAAAMDGQIPAEVKKERSRALHTLAQAQKQAVLGRFAGREMPVLWENRRDGADRGYTPNYLRVAMQTPETGLSNRITPVRLSKVDASGEFLWCAPPTLPPAAPADTG; this is encoded by the coding sequence ATGCGAATCAATCTTCAAAGCCTAGGCTGCCGTCTGAACGAGGCGGAGTTGGAAAGCTGGGCCCGGGAATTTCAAGCCGGTGGCCACCGCCTCGTCGACGAAGCGTGCGATGCTGACATCATCGTGCTGAATTCCTGCGCCGTAACCGCGGAAGCCGTGCGCAAATCGAGACAGACGATACGGCGCAGTCAGCGCCAGAGCCCCCGCGCGCGCCTCGTGCTCAGTGGATGCTACGCCACTCTGCATCGTGAAGAAGCAGCGGCGCTCGGCGTCGACCTCGTCGTCGGCAACGCTGACAAATCGCGTCTGGTTGATATCGCCGCGCGGGAACTCGCGCTCGAAGCCATGCCGGAATTTTCCACCGAACCCGGCGAGGCGGCATTGTTCGCTCTGGGCCGGCAGCGCGCGTTCGTCAAAGTGCAGGATGGCTGCCGTTACCGCTGCACGTTCTGCATCGTCACCGTGGCACGGGGCGACGAACGCAGCCGCCCGCCCGCGGAAGTCATCCGGGAGATCCGGCAGTTGCAGGCGGAAGGCGTACAGGAGGTGGTGCTGACGGGCGTGCATCTCGGCGGCTACGGCAGCGAGCTTGGGCTGCCGCTGGATGCATTGATCCGTTCGATCCTGCAGGAGACCGGGATTGCGCGCCTGCGGCTGGGTTCGCTGGAACCCTGGGACCTGCCTCCGGGCTTTTTCGAACTGTTCGAAAACCCCCGTTTCATGCCGCATTTGCACCTGCCGCTCCAGAGCGGCAGCGACGCCGTGCTCAAGCGCATGGCGCGGCGCTGCAAGTCGGAAGAATTTGCCCGATTGGTGGCCCAAGCCCGGCGGCAAGTCCCGGACATCAACATCACCACCGACATCATCGTCGGATTTCCGGGCGAAACCGACCACGAATGGGAGGAAAGCCTGCAGTTCGTCGAAACCATGGGCTTCGGAGACATCCACGTCTTTACCTATTCCGTCCGCGAGGGCACGAAAGCCGCGGCAATGGACGGACAGATTCCTGCCGAGGTCAAGAAGGAGCGCAGCCGGGCGCTGCATACCCTGGCCCAGGCACAAAAGCAGGCGGTGCTGGGTCGATTTGCCGGGAGGGAAATGCCGGTGCTGTGGGAAAACCGGAGGGACGGCGCCGATCGCGGCTACACGCCGAACTATCTCCGCGTCGCCATGCAGACCCCGGAAACCGGGCTGTCCAACCGGATTACGCCGGTCCGCCTCTCGAAAGTGGACGCCTCCGGCGAATTTCTCTGGTGCGCGCCGCCTACTCTTCCGCCGGCAGCTCCAGCAGATACAGGGTAG
- the cysZ gene encoding sulfate transporter CysZ: MSQVAAADFRRLNSPGMAFRCLLTGLTWLAKPGIRRYVWIPLAVNLILYSLGLWLGIRYFSAFLSWMMPGWLDFLRWLLWPVFAVGFFTVMYFTFSVLANIIGSPFYGALAERTAELATGRRIRPAGAPGEAGMWSALRSEFRRLAYLGLRIVPLAILFLIPVVNLAAPVLWMVFNAWFMALEYTAYPLEARGCDFDRQRELLGRFRLGAGTFGGTVLLAQTIPLLNVLAAPAAVIGATLYLLELPAEE, from the coding sequence ATGTCACAGGTCGCGGCGGCCGATTTCCGCCGCTTGAATTCGCCCGGGATGGCGTTCCGCTGCCTGCTCACCGGCTTGACTTGGCTGGCTAAGCCCGGTATCCGGCGCTATGTTTGGATTCCCCTGGCGGTCAATTTGATTCTCTACAGTCTGGGACTGTGGCTCGGGATTCGCTATTTCTCCGCTTTCCTTAGCTGGATGATGCCGGGATGGCTGGATTTCCTGCGCTGGCTGCTGTGGCCCGTATTCGCCGTCGGTTTCTTCACGGTGATGTATTTCACCTTCTCGGTGCTGGCCAACATCATCGGCTCGCCCTTCTATGGCGCCCTGGCTGAACGCACGGCGGAACTGGCGACGGGGCGCCGGATCCGGCCAGCAGGTGCGCCGGGCGAGGCTGGCATGTGGTCGGCCCTGAGGAGCGAGTTCCGGCGCCTGGCCTATTTGGGGCTGCGTATCGTGCCTCTGGCCATTCTGTTCCTGATTCCGGTCGTCAACCTCGCTGCCCCGGTGTTATGGATGGTCTTCAATGCCTGGTTCATGGCGCTGGAATACACCGCCTATCCGCTGGAAGCGCGCGGCTGCGACTTCGACCGCCAGCGGGAACTGCTGGGCCGGTTCCGGCTCGGTGCTGGGACATTCGGCGGGACGGTTCTGCTGGCACAGACGATCCCTCTCCTGAACGTTCTCGCCGCGCCTGCGGCGGTCATCGGCGCTACCCTGTATCTGCTGGAGCTGCCGGCGGAAGAGTAG